One genomic window of Mogibacterium diversum includes the following:
- a CDS encoding ABC transporter ATP-binding protein, giving the protein MYLKIDNIKKSYGTGDSRVDVLKGINCGVNKGEICVLLGPSGSGKSTLLNILGGIDKADSGSVTIGEDKIENFNDKQLSQYRRKHLGYIFQSYNLVPNLTVRENIEVGAYLSDKPLPIDELIELLGLEAHKNKRPNQLSGGQQQRTSIGRAIVKNPDLLLCDEPTGALDYNTSKEILKLIEDINNKYGSTIVIVTHNVAISQMAHQVINLHDGRIRSDEKNNNRLAAELIEW; this is encoded by the coding sequence ATGTATCTTAAGATTGACAACATTAAGAAAAGCTATGGCACAGGGGACAGCCGTGTTGATGTTCTAAAAGGGATAAATTGTGGCGTTAATAAGGGAGAAATATGTGTGCTTTTAGGTCCGTCAGGGTCTGGAAAGTCGACACTACTAAACATACTCGGCGGCATCGATAAGGCTGACAGCGGGTCTGTTACAATCGGGGAAGATAAAATCGAAAACTTTAATGATAAACAGCTATCTCAATACAGGCGCAAACATCTCGGCTATATATTCCAGTCATATAACCTTGTTCCTAATTTAACTGTGAGAGAAAATATTGAAGTAGGAGCGTATCTCAGCGACAAACCGCTTCCTATAGATGAATTGATTGAACTGCTTGGACTTGAGGCCCATAAGAATAAAAGACCGAACCAGCTCTCTGGAGGTCAGCAGCAGCGCACCTCCATAGGCAGAGCTATTGTAAAAAATCCAGATTTATTACTATGCGATGAACCTACAGGTGCACTTGATTACAATACCTCTAAGGAGATACTAAAGCTCATTGAAGATATTAACAACAAGTATGGTAGCACTATAGTTATAGTTACACATAATGTCGCAATCAGCCAGATGGCCCATCAAGTCATTAATCTTCATGACGGTCGGATCAGAAGCGATGAGAAGAACAATAACAGGCTAGCTGCAGAACTGATAGAATGGTAG
- a CDS encoding aminoacyl-histidine dipeptidase, whose translation MSDVSKLAPQEVFRYFKEISDVPRSSSHNEKISAYLVNFAKEHELEYYQDESGNVIIWKDGTPGYENSDMVMIQGHMDIVAEKTEDSTHDFQNDPLELVIDGDFLTANKTTLGADDGAAIAMGLALLDSTDIPHPPLEFIATVDEEIGMLGAYALDGSKIRSRKVINIDSEEEGIITVGCAGAVDIFTSFPADKKLVNGVKYKYVVDGLLAGHSGLDIHQERANAGQIVARLFLDAREKAELNIVSINGGRATNVILGKVDGEVIVATSDVKAFEESIAASTEEIKAEYRTSDPGITVSIEAVGEASEEAVDTVCQDNFFKFLVACPTGVEHYSVELKGLVETSHSIGVVKLEDGRLITKSMSRSSVNSRNRLLARKIGIIAEALGAEVEHGSSYGAWEFNNKSDLLDVCINAYKEQYGEEPVVSAMHAGIECGIWAEKVGKVDAVSIGPDMTGVHSVNEELSIPSTERTWDYLKLILSHCK comes from the coding sequence ATGAGCGACGTAAGCAAGCTAGCACCACAGGAAGTGTTTAGATATTTCAAGGAAATCAGTGATGTTCCACGTTCATCATCACACAATGAGAAGATTAGCGCATACCTCGTTAATTTTGCTAAGGAGCACGAACTAGAATATTACCAGGACGAATCTGGCAATGTGATTATCTGGAAGGACGGAACTCCTGGATATGAGAACTCTGACATGGTTATGATTCAGGGGCACATGGATATCGTTGCGGAGAAGACAGAGGATAGCACTCATGATTTCCAGAACGATCCACTAGAGCTTGTTATAGATGGGGATTTCCTAACCGCTAACAAGACTACTCTTGGAGCAGATGACGGTGCTGCTATCGCAATGGGGCTTGCTCTTCTCGACTCGACAGACATCCCTCATCCACCACTAGAATTTATCGCTACTGTTGATGAAGAAATAGGTATGCTAGGTGCGTACGCGCTGGATGGATCGAAGATTAGATCCCGCAAGGTAATTAACATTGACTCTGAGGAAGAAGGTATAATCACTGTTGGATGTGCAGGAGCAGTGGATATCTTTACAAGTTTCCCTGCGGATAAAAAGCTCGTTAATGGCGTTAAGTACAAATATGTAGTTGATGGACTCCTTGCTGGTCACTCTGGACTAGATATTCATCAGGAACGTGCAAATGCTGGGCAGATTGTCGCTAGATTATTCCTCGATGCTAGAGAAAAGGCTGAGCTTAATATTGTGTCTATAAATGGCGGAAGAGCTACTAACGTAATCCTCGGAAAGGTAGACGGTGAAGTAATCGTTGCTACCTCAGATGTTAAAGCATTTGAAGAAAGCATTGCAGCATCTACTGAGGAAATTAAGGCTGAATACCGCACTTCGGACCCAGGAATCACAGTATCTATTGAAGCTGTCGGTGAAGCATCGGAAGAGGCTGTAGATACTGTATGCCAGGATAATTTCTTTAAGTTCCTAGTCGCTTGTCCTACAGGAGTGGAGCACTACAGTGTAGAGCTCAAGGGCCTTGTTGAGACATCACACTCAATCGGGGTTGTAAAGCTTGAGGACGGCAGACTAATTACTAAGTCGATGTCTCGTTCAAGCGTGAACTCACGTAACAGGCTGCTCGCAAGAAAGATTGGTATCATTGCAGAAGCTCTTGGAGCAGAGGTTGAACATGGTAGCTCATACGGAGCATGGGAATTCAATAACAAGTCAGATCTTCTTGATGTGTGCATCAACGCCTATAAGGAGCAGTATGGTGAAGAGCCAGTGGTAAGCGCAATGCATGCTGGAATTGAGTGCGGAATCTGGGCTGAAAAGGTAGGAAAGGTCGATGCTGTTTCTATCGGGCCAGACATGACAGGCGTACACTCGGTGAATGAGGAACTTTCCATCCCTTCGACAGAGAGAACTTGGGATTACCTAAAGCTAATCCTGTCTCACTGCAAGTAA
- the rpsB gene encoding 30S ribosomal protein S2: MSVVSMKQLLEAGVHFGHQTRRWNPKMAPYIFTERNGIYIIDLQQTIQRIDDAYDFIRKVAADGEPILFVGTKKQAQAAIKDEALRSGMYFVNERWLGGMLTNYKTISKRIARLAEIREMEADGTIDKYAKKEALKIRQEADKLEKFLGGIKDMKGMPGAMFVVDPKKEKIAVKEARTLGIPVVGIVDTNCDPDDVDYIIPANDDAIRAVKLITSAMADAVIEAKQGESFDASEVPAEEAETEAEA; this comes from the coding sequence ATGTCAGTAGTATCAATGAAACAGCTTTTAGAAGCAGGTGTTCATTTCGGACACCAGACTAGAAGATGGAACCCTAAGATGGCTCCATATATCTTCACAGAGAGAAATGGAATCTACATTATCGATCTTCAGCAGACTATTCAGAGAATCGACGATGCTTATGATTTCATCAGAAAAGTAGCAGCAGATGGAGAGCCAATCCTATTCGTAGGAACTAAGAAGCAGGCTCAGGCTGCTATTAAGGACGAGGCACTACGTTCAGGAATGTACTTCGTTAACGAGAGATGGCTCGGTGGTATGCTCACAAACTACAAGACTATCAGCAAGAGAATTGCTAGACTAGCTGAGATTCGTGAGATGGAAGCCGATGGCACTATCGACAAGTATGCTAAGAAGGAAGCTCTCAAGATTAGACAGGAAGCTGATAAGCTAGAGAAGTTCCTCGGCGGAATCAAGGACATGAAGGGCATGCCTGGTGCAATGTTCGTAGTAGATCCTAAGAAGGAAAAGATTGCTGTTAAGGAAGCAAGAACACTTGGAATCCCAGTTGTAGGTATCGTAGATACAAACTGTGATCCAGATGATGTTGATTACATCATCCCTGCTAATGATGATGCTATCAGAGCTGTTAAGCTAATCACTTCTGCAATGGCAGATGCTGTAATCGAGGCAAAGCAGGGCGAGAGCTTCGATGCTAGCGAGGTTCCAGCTGAGGAAGCTGAGACTGAAGCAGAAGCATAA
- a CDS encoding ABC transporter permease: MKNPIYKRVFRELWAEKAKYLVLFLFLVFSIGFTSGYLVADGSMIRTYNKSFDKYAVENGHFNIAMKPGSDFNKIIDNLEQNQKITVQEQFYKEQEVTAGRHKGDTFRIYKNRKALNKISVLSGHLPKHDSEIAIDRLYAENNDIKIGDAIYVNGRKFKVSGLSAFSDYSAMFRNNADMMFDAQNFSVAVVTGKAWDELGDNGIFYSYAWRNKNQNLSEKAQKDKAVDVKDELLGEHVMLTDIVARPDNNAIMFTGNDFGNDMASMQMMLYIIMAVIAFIFAISARNGIEKESKTIGTLRATGYKRRELLSYYLMLPMIVSLVAAVTGNILGYSYLKGIIAKAYYHSYSLPMYTTYWNSEAFIKTTLVPIVIVFIVNIVVLTLALRTEPLQLLRGEVKSKVGTRNPVQLPNWKFISRFRARIILHNIGAYITLAIGILMASILMIYGTMFGPMLTHFKTDVQKSQIAKYQYVLKAPFDVKYDKAEKYAYSTLKNNRDEDVSIYGIEDNSRYFKGKLVNIDTNKVDAADSTSSEAKYDSGKKEIEVLASSGYMEKYRLKDGAKIKLHDKFGDGKYTFVLKRTYKYPSSLTLFMPIGAYNKVFGKDAGSYTGYFSDKKLDEINNDYIASIITKQDLTLAANQLESSMGEIFKMFGAFACTLYLLFLYLLARSTIEKSVNSISLVKILGYSDGEIGKLYNYATGIVAISSLVISAFLGERIIRELFYYMMLGYSGCLEYYIEPKVYIEFLAIGIIGYLLISNVLMRQIKKIPMAIALKQAE, encoded by the coding sequence ATGAAGAACCCAATTTACAAGAGAGTCTTTAGAGAACTTTGGGCCGAAAAGGCAAAGTATTTAGTGCTGTTTCTTTTTCTTGTGTTCTCTATCGGTTTCACGAGCGGATATCTTGTTGCCGATGGTAGCATGATACGCACATACAACAAGAGCTTCGACAAATATGCTGTAGAAAACGGGCATTTTAATATAGCTATGAAGCCAGGTTCAGACTTCAACAAGATAATTGATAATCTTGAGCAGAATCAAAAAATCACTGTACAAGAACAGTTCTACAAAGAACAGGAAGTGACGGCAGGAAGGCACAAGGGAGATACATTCCGAATTTATAAGAACAGGAAAGCTTTAAATAAGATTTCCGTTTTATCGGGACACCTACCTAAGCACGATAGTGAAATTGCTATAGACCGACTATATGCGGAGAATAACGATATTAAAATCGGTGATGCGATATACGTTAACGGGCGAAAATTCAAGGTTTCTGGCCTCAGTGCATTTTCCGACTACAGTGCGATGTTCAGGAACAATGCGGATATGATGTTTGATGCGCAGAACTTTTCCGTCGCAGTTGTAACAGGCAAAGCTTGGGATGAACTGGGAGATAATGGAATATTCTATTCCTATGCGTGGAGAAATAAAAATCAAAATCTGTCTGAAAAAGCGCAAAAGGACAAAGCTGTAGATGTAAAGGACGAACTTCTAGGTGAGCATGTAATGCTGACCGATATAGTCGCTAGACCGGATAACAATGCGATTATGTTTACTGGAAATGACTTCGGAAACGATATGGCAAGCATGCAGATGATGCTGTATATAATTATGGCGGTCATAGCATTTATATTCGCAATCAGCGCTAGAAATGGAATTGAGAAGGAGTCGAAAACAATCGGAACACTACGTGCTACCGGCTACAAGAGGAGAGAGCTTCTGTCGTACTACTTGATGCTACCGATGATAGTATCCCTGGTGGCTGCAGTCACTGGAAATATCCTCGGATATTCATATCTAAAGGGAATTATCGCAAAAGCATATTATCATAGTTACTCACTTCCAATGTATACGACTTATTGGAATAGTGAAGCGTTCATCAAGACAACTCTCGTTCCAATAGTGATAGTATTTATCGTAAACATCGTTGTACTGACACTAGCTCTTAGAACAGAGCCGCTGCAGCTACTTCGAGGTGAAGTTAAGAGTAAGGTGGGTACCAGAAATCCGGTGCAATTACCGAACTGGAAGTTTATCTCAAGGTTTAGAGCTCGGATTATTCTTCATAACATAGGTGCATATATCACACTCGCGATAGGAATATTGATGGCGAGCATATTGATGATATATGGAACTATGTTCGGTCCGATGCTGACTCACTTTAAGACGGATGTGCAGAAAAGTCAGATTGCTAAGTATCAGTACGTTCTTAAAGCTCCATTCGATGTTAAGTACGATAAGGCGGAGAAATACGCATACTCTACGCTTAAAAACAATAGAGATGAAGATGTGTCGATATATGGAATCGAAGATAACTCAAGATATTTTAAGGGAAAGCTAGTAAACATAGATACTAATAAAGTTGATGCTGCTGATTCAACAAGTTCCGAAGCAAAGTACGATAGCGGAAAGAAGGAGATAGAAGTACTTGCATCTAGCGGATATATGGAGAAATATAGACTAAAAGACGGCGCGAAGATTAAGCTCCATGATAAGTTTGGAGATGGAAAATACACATTCGTACTGAAGAGGACATATAAATACCCTTCGTCCCTGACACTCTTTATGCCTATAGGCGCATATAATAAAGTATTTGGAAAGGATGCAGGAAGTTACACGGGATACTTCTCAGATAAGAAGCTGGATGAGATAAATAATGATTACATTGCATCGATTATTACGAAGCAAGACTTAACACTTGCAGCCAACCAGCTAGAGTCATCTATGGGTGAAATATTCAAGATGTTCGGTGCGTTTGCCTGCACGTTATACTTGCTATTCCTTTATTTACTTGCCAGATCAACAATCGAGAAGAGCGTCAATTCGATATCGCTCGTCAAGATACTTGGTTACTCGGACGGTGAAATAGGAAAATTGTACAATTACGCAACAGGGATTGTTGCGATATCCTCGCTGGTGATTTCAGCGTTCTTAGGAGAGCGAATCATTAGAGAACTGTTTTATTACATGATGCTTGGGTATAGCGGATGCCTCGAATATTACATAGAACCAAAGGTTTATATTGAATTTCTCGCTATTGGTATAATTGGGTATCTCTTGATATCAAATGTGTTAATGCGTCAGATTAAGAAAATTCCAATGGCGATTGCTCTAAAGCAAGCGGAATAA
- a CDS encoding NCS2 family permease: MEKFFKLKEHGTTTSTEIIAGITTFLSMVYILAVNPNILSAAGMDGAAVFTATAVSATVATLFMAFFANYPVALASGMGLNAYFAYSVCIPMAKAGINDPWKIALAAVLIEGIVFVLLSLTSFREKLVNEVPANLKYGITAGIGLFIVLVGLKGAGIVISSTATLVDLGHVGTPQFVLAMIGFFCICAMVRKNVPGAVLWGILITWILGIIAEKTGWYHVDPAAGAFSLVPAKIFSIPSAPHIGQFDFAWISQNLINFLVITFSFLFVDLFDTVGTLIGVASKGNLLDENGNLPRAKGALLADAFGTIFGAIVGTSTVTSYVESSAGVAAGGRTGLTAVTSAVMFAVALFFSPVFLAIPGFATTPALMYVGLLMVSSIKNIDFDSDIADTAAAFCAITFMPFTYSIANGIMFGMISWVLLKVIGGKIKEVSPVMWVSFALFALRIGTLIAGIGFH, encoded by the coding sequence ATGGAAAAGTTTTTTAAACTTAAGGAACACGGTACTACCACAAGTACTGAGATTATTGCCGGAATTACCACATTCCTATCGATGGTATATATCCTGGCAGTAAACCCTAACATTCTCTCTGCTGCAGGCATGGACGGGGCGGCTGTTTTCACAGCTACTGCAGTTTCCGCAACTGTAGCGACACTATTCATGGCATTCTTCGCAAACTATCCTGTTGCACTAGCTTCAGGAATGGGACTAAACGCATACTTCGCTTACTCGGTCTGCATACCTATGGCCAAGGCAGGGATTAATGACCCATGGAAAATCGCACTTGCCGCAGTACTTATAGAAGGTATCGTATTCGTTCTTCTTTCACTAACTAGCTTCCGTGAAAAGCTTGTTAACGAAGTACCTGCTAACCTAAAGTATGGAATCACAGCGGGTATCGGATTATTTATCGTACTCGTTGGACTAAAGGGTGCAGGTATTGTAATCAGCAGCACTGCAACACTCGTTGATCTCGGTCACGTTGGAACACCACAGTTTGTACTTGCTATGATCGGATTCTTCTGTATCTGTGCTATGGTTCGCAAGAACGTCCCTGGTGCAGTTCTATGGGGTATCCTCATCACATGGATTCTCGGAATTATCGCAGAAAAGACTGGTTGGTACCACGTAGATCCTGCTGCTGGCGCGTTCTCACTAGTACCTGCAAAGATTTTCAGTATTCCATCCGCACCGCACATCGGACAGTTTGACTTCGCTTGGATTTCACAGAATCTGATTAACTTCTTAGTTATCACATTCTCATTCCTGTTCGTTGACTTATTTGATACTGTAGGAACACTTATCGGAGTTGCATCTAAGGGAAATCTTCTCGACGAAAATGGAAATCTTCCTCGTGCTAAAGGCGCTCTTCTCGCTGATGCATTCGGAACAATATTCGGAGCTATCGTGGGAACCTCAACAGTAACTTCATACGTTGAGTCGAGTGCCGGAGTAGCTGCTGGAGGTAGGACAGGTCTTACTGCAGTTACATCTGCTGTTATGTTCGCAGTAGCACTATTCTTCTCACCAGTATTCCTAGCTATCCCTGGATTTGCTACAACTCCAGCGCTTATGTATGTAGGATTATTGATGGTGTCGTCTATCAAGAATATCGACTTTGACTCTGATATCGCTGATACTGCTGCTGCATTCTGCGCAATCACATTCATGCCTTTTACTTATTCCATAGCAAACGGAATCATGTTCGGTATGATTTCTTGGGTGCTACTTAAGGTTATCGGAGGAAAGATTAAGGAAGTTTCCCCAGTAATGTGGGTTTCATTTGCACTCTTCGCACTTAGAATCGGTACCTTAATTGCTGGAATCGGATTTCACTAA
- the tsf gene encoding translation elongation factor Ts: MAVTAALVKELRELTGSGMMDCKKALVETDGDIDKAVDWLREKGIMKAQKKSGRIAAEGLVRIAFGEGNKVAAIAEVNSETDFVSKNEEFVEFVEAIAAEALVKGDLDMDVFLEEPFQGSTVKEVLTAKVAKIGENLNIRRYTRVEEDGVVYTGYIHGGGRIGVVIGIKTDATPAEVEACGRDVAMQVASMNPKFVDEDGVDPEYIENEKKILTEQVLNEGKKPEMVEKIVAGKIKKELKEVCLVDQPFVKDSDLSVGQYVEKCAKEIGKDMKVVSMVRFEVGEGIEKKEDDFAAEVAAAVQG, translated from the coding sequence ATGGCTGTAACAGCTGCACTAGTCAAGGAGCTTCGTGAACTTACAGGTTCCGGAATGATGGATTGCAAGAAAGCACTAGTTGAGACAGATGGAGACATCGATAAGGCAGTAGACTGGCTTCGTGAGAAGGGAATCATGAAGGCACAGAAGAAGTCCGGCAGAATTGCTGCTGAAGGACTCGTAAGAATTGCTTTTGGCGAAGGCAACAAGGTTGCTGCAATCGCTGAGGTTAACTCTGAGACTGACTTCGTATCAAAGAACGAAGAGTTCGTTGAATTTGTTGAAGCAATTGCTGCTGAAGCACTTGTAAAGGGTGACCTAGATATGGATGTTTTCTTAGAAGAGCCATTCCAGGGATCTACTGTTAAGGAAGTTCTGACAGCAAAGGTTGCTAAGATCGGAGAGAACCTTAACATCAGAAGATACACTAGAGTTGAGGAAGATGGCGTTGTTTACACCGGCTACATCCACGGTGGCGGCAGAATCGGTGTTGTTATCGGAATCAAAACTGATGCTACACCTGCAGAGGTAGAAGCTTGCGGCAGAGACGTTGCTATGCAGGTTGCTTCTATGAACCCTAAGTTTGTAGATGAAGATGGTGTTGATCCTGAGTACATCGAGAACGAGAAGAAGATTCTCACTGAGCAGGTTCTAAACGAAGGTAAGAAGCCTGAGATGGTTGAGAAGATTGTTGCTGGCAAAATCAAGAAGGAGCTCAAGGAAGTTTGCCTTGTTGACCAACCTTTCGTTAAGGACAGTGACCTAAGCGTAGGACAGTATGTTGAGAAGTGCGCTAAGGAAATCGGCAAGGATATGAAGGTTGTATCCATGGTAAGATTCGAAGTTGGCGAAGGAATCGAGAAGAAGGAAGATGACTTTGCTGCTGAAGTTGCTGCAGCGGTTCAGGGCTAA
- the galE gene encoding UDP-glucose 4-epimerase GalE yields the protein MSDINIDNKAYKKKILLTGGAGYIGSHVAVSLLESGFDIVIADNLSNSSEESLSGIRKITGRDFTFYNIDVCDKSLLVDLFEKEELDAAIHLAGYKAVGDAVKSPLKYYRNNIASTTSLLEVMDNYGVRKIILSSSANVYGESSVVPVTEGCETGNCTNPYGRTKWVQEEMLRDVFTSDDRWNIVILRYFNPAGAHPSGLIGEMYGKSPSNIVPSLALAANGDIPYFKVLGTRYNTPDGTGIRDYIHITDLANGHVMAIKKLYSQPNVYTYNLGTGRGYSVLETIKAFEKASGREIPYKIEAARDGDIAEMYACSDKAREELGWTAKYGIEDICRSAWNWHNKIY from the coding sequence ATGTCAGATATTAATATTGATAACAAAGCTTATAAGAAAAAAATTCTGCTCACTGGTGGCGCTGGGTATATTGGCAGTCATGTTGCTGTTTCGCTTCTCGAATCGGGATTCGATATCGTAATAGCTGATAACCTTAGTAATTCCAGTGAAGAATCGCTCTCGGGAATTCGAAAAATTACGGGAAGAGATTTTACGTTCTATAATATAGATGTTTGCGATAAGTCACTCCTTGTGGACTTATTTGAAAAAGAAGAGTTAGATGCGGCTATACATCTAGCTGGATACAAGGCTGTCGGAGATGCGGTTAAGTCACCGCTTAAATATTACCGAAACAACATTGCGTCTACCACATCGTTGCTCGAGGTGATGGATAATTACGGTGTGCGCAAGATTATACTTAGCTCATCCGCAAATGTATATGGCGAGTCAAGCGTTGTGCCAGTTACCGAGGGTTGTGAGACCGGGAATTGTACAAATCCTTATGGTCGGACTAAGTGGGTTCAAGAGGAGATGCTAAGGGATGTATTCACCTCTGATGATAGGTGGAATATAGTGATTCTCAGATACTTCAATCCGGCAGGCGCCCATCCGAGTGGTCTGATTGGCGAGATGTATGGAAAGTCTCCAAGCAATATCGTCCCGTCGCTTGCTCTTGCGGCAAATGGAGATATTCCGTACTTTAAAGTGCTCGGCACTAGATATAATACGCCTGATGGTACAGGTATTAGAGATTATATTCATATAACAGATCTAGCTAATGGGCACGTTATGGCTATAAAAAAGCTTTATAGTCAGCCGAATGTATATACATATAATCTTGGAACTGGTCGTGGATACAGTGTGTTAGAAACCATTAAGGCTTTTGAAAAAGCCTCAGGTAGAGAGATCCCATACAAGATAGAAGCTGCGAGAGATGGTGATATAGCAGAAATGTATGCTTGCAGCGATAAGGCTAGAGAAGAGCTTGGATGGACTGCAAAGTACGGGATAGAGGATATCTGCAGATCGGCTTGGAATTGGCACAATAAAATATATTAA
- a CDS encoding metallophosphoesterase family protein yields the protein MNILVLSDTHGELDRALEMYERISTSICKIDRIIHCGDFIKDAHEIETQTGIPVSSVPGNCDGCNKENFEIIDSPAGKIMITHGHMENVKFSLMNLKYLAMQHKCVAVCFGHTHVPVNEVSSGIRFINPGSLTNPRGGSKSSCALIISEDKKLAATIIEY from the coding sequence ATGAATATTTTAGTTTTAAGTGATACACATGGCGAGTTAGACCGCGCACTCGAGATGTACGAGCGCATATCGACTTCGATTTGCAAAATAGACCGCATCATCCACTGCGGTGATTTCATTAAGGATGCCCATGAGATTGAAACTCAAACTGGCATCCCTGTTAGCTCTGTTCCGGGCAACTGCGATGGCTGTAACAAAGAGAATTTCGAGATTATCGATAGTCCTGCTGGTAAAATCATGATCACTCATGGTCATATGGAAAATGTAAAATTTTCGCTCATGAACCTAAAGTATCTCGCCATGCAGCATAAATGTGTAGCTGTCTGCTTCGGTCACACGCACGTCCCTGTAAACGAAGTTTCTTCTGGTATAAGGTTTATCAATCCCGGCAGCCTCACTAACCCTAGAGGCGGAAGTAAGAGTTCTTGTGCTCTGATAATTTCTGAGGATAAAAAGCTCGCAGCAACTATTATAGAGTATTGA
- a CDS encoding Ig-like domain-containing protein — translation MNTRFISVSKRLIVLTLSCIMLLGITPIMEKAFAETIHNDVVTEVKLTKADLVTPATWADVTTRMQLVVKFALNNRVHSGDKTIIHVPNEFEIVKRESFAIKSPSGETIANAVTDPDAKTVTITYANYVDSHSDISGSLHVTVKIDTDVVTSGQTMRLRLVMDGGHGFDINPFVYAGVRRDNPDEHLYKRSYFDNNDPTIVRTRIRVNGKGGNFQKLTVKDMIETPAVSYDKNSFRITKGRWEIGADGYFALKNEVDVTNQIPINFNGNSFTIDFTNVQGEGYYIKYDMKLSYRPVNQEIVNNRISGYNDTQVLMDEVIRAVYQESGGEANGYHFTIKIHKENENGDSLSGAVFEVIRDSSGVKVGEITTDSNGNGSLGGLLKDKYTIKEKKAPEGYMLSTETVKVVPADFGPDKSVTKIIKNSQVPGETSVTVTKRRDDRNDKNNSPKTGDSSKPVQSALVLCASSVILAVVTAKKRRKNIQ, via the coding sequence ATGAATACGAGATTTATTTCTGTATCTAAGAGGCTCATTGTCCTTACCTTGTCATGCATTATGCTGCTCGGTATAACACCGATTATGGAAAAAGCTTTTGCAGAGACCATTCATAATGATGTTGTTACTGAAGTCAAACTAACGAAGGCGGATTTAGTTACACCAGCAACATGGGCGGATGTGACAACTAGGATGCAGCTTGTAGTTAAGTTTGCTTTGAATAATAGAGTTCATTCGGGAGACAAGACTATTATCCATGTCCCTAATGAATTTGAAATCGTGAAGAGAGAGTCTTTCGCTATCAAGAGCCCTTCAGGCGAGACTATCGCTAATGCGGTTACAGACCCTGATGCGAAGACAGTTACGATTACATATGCCAATTATGTAGATAGTCACTCTGATATATCTGGTTCACTCCATGTCACTGTAAAAATTGATACAGATGTCGTTACATCTGGTCAGACGATGAGACTGCGTCTGGTTATGGACGGTGGACATGGATTTGACATCAATCCATTTGTATATGCTGGCGTTCGTAGAGATAATCCGGATGAACACCTGTATAAGAGAAGCTACTTCGATAACAACGATCCTACAATTGTGCGCACCAGAATCCGTGTAAACGGCAAGGGTGGCAATTTTCAGAAACTCACAGTAAAAGACATGATCGAAACGCCAGCTGTTTCGTATGACAAGAACAGCTTTAGGATTACGAAGGGTAGGTGGGAGATTGGAGCTGATGGATACTTTGCTCTAAAGAATGAAGTTGACGTAACAAATCAGATTCCGATTAACTTTAATGGCAACAGCTTCACTATTGATTTCACTAACGTGCAGGGAGAAGGCTACTACATAAAGTATGATATGAAGCTTTCATATAGACCCGTCAATCAAGAAATTGTCAACAACAGAATTAGTGGCTATAATGACACTCAGGTGCTTATGGACGAAGTAATACGAGCTGTATATCAGGAGTCTGGTGGTGAGGCAAACGGCTACCACTTTACTATCAAAATCCACAAGGAAAATGAAAATGGTGATAGCTTGAGTGGCGCTGTTTTCGAAGTTATCAGAGACTCTTCGGGTGTTAAAGTTGGGGAGATTACTACAGACAGCAATGGTAATGGAAGCCTTGGAGGACTTCTGAAGGATAAGTATACGATAAAAGAGAAAAAAGCTCCAGAAGGATATATGCTATCCACGGAGACTGTTAAGGTAGTTCCAGCGGACTTCGGCCCAGATAAGTCTGTTACGAAGATTATTAAGAACAGCCAGGTTCCAGGAGAGACTAGCGTAACGGTGACTAAGCGCCGGGATGACAGAAACGACAAGAACAATAGTCCTAAGACTGGTGATTCAAGCAAACCTGTTCAATCTGCACTTGTGCTATGTGCCTCTTCGGTTATACTCGCGGTAGTTACAGCTAAAAAAAGACGTAAAAATATTCAGTAG